In the genome of Crassostrea angulata isolate pt1a10 chromosome 6, ASM2561291v2, whole genome shotgun sequence, the window ATGAAAAATTCCAAACAGCACGAAATAATCCTGATAATGTCAGACTCGATTTCCCATGGGATACGATTAGCTAGGCATCTTCTTTTAGCTAAGGTACTTACAAAAAGTATGTACaattacttactttttacaatcagttaattaatttgttcaaagaaaggtgtaaatataaacaataaaatgctttctttgatgattcatgtgggttataaaggtagcgattaatacaaaaacattatgTAATCCGCTATATAACGCGGGGTATATATGTTtcttctgcaatgtcgccacctttatatcctgcatgaatcaccaaagaacgcattttattgtttaaataatacaatTCCAGGATATAATTTGCGTTCAAAGTTAAGAGACACCCAACCActtcaatatattttaacaagtacatttgtatttgGAAATTTGGATTAACAAGATCATCATAACTCATTTCAGCATTGAATCATCATttaatcataatttattttcaacaaatagACTCATATTTGCATCGAAGTGTTCAAACATATTGagtttaataaaaatctttatttaatCTTTGAGTGCCCTGTCTGCGTTATGGTGCTTAAATTGCAGTAGCTTTGAATTCCACACACTTTgcattcaaaaatatttgaaatgttattaCCTTTCATGTGTGTGAAATAACGATCGATATAAGTAGATATTTTCATATTCTCTGGTTAAAAAGACTGCCATATTTTTAATCACGTAATTTTGGTACCCTAGGCATTACATCTATGACCAAGTTTTACAAACAAAGATTGAGAATACtcaaaattacatattacattGTGACTAAATAACACTGAATTATTAGGcttaagaaaaaaagtatacaGTTTTATGCTAACcgatttagaattttatttttttgcacgccttataaataaaacaaatacatgaacCATTTAAATTTAACCAAAAATGTATGAGTAAGTGTTTAGGTTTTAGTAGGGAAGTTCATTTCCTCATAATCACTGGATCTTTGACAGCCTGATTTCACCTTCTGATCAGTCTTTACACAAGGATTCAAATCACCCTCTGACACATTGATGGCGTCACATTCGTTGCTAGTTTTTCCTTTTATGCTGCAAATTGAGGTAGTAGGACTCTTATCCCTCTCTTCTATGTCGTCATAGTTTACATCTGCATAAGATCTTGCAGACCTGTCACTTATTGTTAGATACGAACAAACATCTTTGTTTACTTCATCAGTCCCAGATGCACGTACATTTTCTTTAGATTTTGCTTCTAGAATTTAAAACAcatatcacatttttaaaaaagaaaatataacacaAAATAAACCTATTGAATtatatgtttaaaacattttattatatcatttgattattagcaatctaattttaaaaaagtttttttttacctgttccAAGGGAAAATTTGTCTGATTTCCGTCTACAGAAAAAATCAGTTTGTGTAATCATCAATATTGTACTATGTTAGAGATATTCGATGAATACGTACTTTGGTTGTGATATTACATAAACGTGCATCAGTCTTTCTGTTTatagtttattttgttgtaaacaTATGTATAAGTTACTCGTGATAATTTAGTTATTACCTGTGTAAGACACAAAAGCAAAACACGTTAAATATAACACCTAGCACCAGTAGTGGGGCTATGGTAATTCCGACAACTTTCAGCAATTGGTATGCATCACCCTTTGCATATGGAATAGTTAAATTATTCCTCCTAACGTTCAGCGGGTATTGCGTAGTGTTATGCAGCTCTGTAATAAAACATTACAACATAATGATTTCATAAAGACAACATCGTCCATACAAAAATGATTAGTCTTGAGTCTAATTACATAATATGAGAATTAAGATActgattattttgtaaatatctgattttttttctagaactgtcagatataaatgattacaaatgttatatttggaaatacatgtacataaaaatgatatatttataaaaatattatttttgcttTACATATTGCGGTTCAAATGTACTTgagtttgtataaaaatcatGATGTAACACTAAACTTACATTTCttcttttgataattatatgatatttttaatacaacATACGCATTTGGTTGATTGGTATTTTGAAGGAAAAATCGGCTGGTATTATGCCAGTCCATTgtcatatataaacatttttaaatactaGCAAATGCAGTTAATCATATAAGTTTGAGTTTTCAAATTTATTCGGAAAATATATCTTGTTAtctatagttttgctggcattgATACAGTTTACAAACATTGGATTGCAGATCAATTTAAGTTCAACCTTTAATATCAGTCGCCTATAGAAAAAGTTTAGACAGAGGAAGTGAAATCTTTAGAACACAATATTACCTTTTGTTTGGTTTATTGTACTACCGTTGATTGTGCAACCTTCAACAGGATCGCAATATTCATCTGCAGAACAGTTACAAACATGGTAACATCCATGACCATATGTATTATCTAAGCACCGTACAGAACAGTTACACCCATAACTACCAGTTGCGCAAGCTGAAATGATTTTATAGGTATCTAAATAAATGCTTCTAAACTGCATTAGATTgggttaaatttttaaatagtcaaaaagttaaataattaaaacttacGTTCGCAGCCCTGAGATCCTATCATAAAGTTGGCTTGACAGGAATTTGGCCTGTTTGGATCACGAAGAGTGAAACAGAGCAGACATATATTGCATGTTAGTTTTAAGCTTCCTATAACTTTTAATCTTTCAAACTTATCGTAGATGATTAGagcaaaatcaattttatacgCAATGTTAGAATATGAACAGGTGCCTATTCTGGAGAGAGAAAAAACCCAACGCACGTCAATGAAACACATCAAAAGATTATTATAATAGTGACTTATTTATTATGAGTTTGTCTTACACTTAAGTTACGTATCTACATGTCATTGAACCACACCTACCAATCATTTACATGACATCCTTCATGGATACTCCACGTGCATATAATGACACTCACTAATACACTTTCACAATTAATCATTTCTGCTGTTTGCCATAAATATTAAATAGACTTTTTCTACAAGTCTACTTTAGGCGTGTTTAACAATTTCAGTTCCATCAGAGCATTCCGAACAGATCATTTAGCAtatgttatttgaaataaacagGAATTTCCGCTTTCAAGAATGTTGcatttaaatttaacaaaattacatTTCTCCTAGAGATTTCACATGTTACAGAGTTTTAGAAAAGTGGTGTTAAACAAGGCACCATGGTTTATaatattgttgaaaatttaattGTGAATGATTTGTCCGTGTAAGAGCAGTTTTCCGTTAAAACCGAATCATTTGTATCTTCCATATTTATCTTATATTTTTATCTCTGTATCATATTTGACTCCATTGCATGCACAAATGAATGTTTTTggtctttcttattttttttttaattaaaaagatacacaaCATATCctttaaaatccttttaaagtATACAAGTAGGCAGACATCGTTTGTTTGAACAATCTGACATGTATATTACGGATTATTGAGTCAAGCCCTTTAGTATACTAAACAACTTAAATTGAGTTGACAAAGTAACGAAGTCGAGCCAAATCATCGATACGATTAATTTTGAATAGCCGTACTGTTTGATTTACATACATGAACAATTTCTGCTGCTATTTAAACGCGagtgtttgttgtttttattttcatattttaatatatttatgttttaactttaaaaagatCAAACTATTGCAATTCAGACAATGTCGTCTTAAAGTTGTGACATTTCAATGATTTTACAATGGTTTTTTTAATCAGATCgatgtacatttataattaattcTTTGACATTAAATTACAACGCACAAGTACAAGTAGAATAGCATTGACGGTAGCGTTGCCATTCGTCGACGAAGAGTCCgatcaaattttctttttcaaagatttgCGATTTCACTAAGCTATTTTATACAAACATATAGACTTTTATATAAACATGATGAAAATTTTTGTTCTGCATGTAACATTTCAAAGATTCCTTTGgctaattttttcataaaaattgaattctGTCAATTATCAACAGTGTACTAaatttttaaacctaaaactGGGTATTAAAATTTTTCTGTACACTTTGTGATTACTTGAATATTTCATCATCACTCGACTGGTGTCACAGCAGGTGACTGACAGCAATGTGATACCGATATCTTTTGGTATCACTTTTAATACCTTGTGGTCCTCTTCTTATTCATTGGGTAGTGATAAGGACGGACTACTTTTTCCCTCCTCCGCCCCGTCATAATGGACGCTGCATACAATATGACCGATCTTTCACTGATAGTAAAAGAGGAATGAACCTCGATGTTTTCGTCATTGGTCCCATGTTCAAGTACTCTTCCAGTTGATTTCAAATTTGGGTTGACTTCAATAGTTTAAcatgttaattatttaaatgcataTGTTGAGATCATTTTATTGaacattaaattaaaacgaTATGTTTGCTATCATTTATCTTGTTTTAATACTTACATATGTAATATCTTCACTAATGAACGAAAAAGTTCTACATAGCCTATAGCTTGGCCAAGAGATATTGATCCTGATCTGCGTCTGCATAAAAAACCATCTTTTAATACTCAATCATATAATGGTATTGCAGTCATAAATGAATGTGCTGGAGTGTTTGACAATCAAGATAAGAATTTTTCTACTTAAATGCTATGTTGTAACAAGAAATTGCGATCAAGCTGCTGAATGTACAACTTTAAtttataaagataattgttaagTATAAAGTACTGTAAATTTTGTGGTTTtgtgaaaaagtaaaaaatcaatatttacgTTGGATACAATATTTGTACAACCACAactcataatatttgttttaatcactTGTATATGCATTGAAATAGGACACAA includes:
- the LOC128187999 gene encoding multiple epidermal growth factor-like domains protein 10, whose protein sequence is MINCESVLVSVIICTWSIHEGCHVNDWPNSCQANFMIGSQGCEPCATGSYGCNCSVRCLDNTYGHGCYHVCNCSADEYCDPVEGCTINGSTINQTKELHNTTQYPLNVRRNNLTIPYAKGDAYQLLKVVGITIAPLLVLGVIFNVFCFCVLHRRKSDKFSLGTEAKSKENVRASGTDEVNKDVCSYLTISDRSARSYADVNYDDIEERDKSPTTSICSIKGKTSNECDAINVSEGDLNPCVKTDQKVKSGCQRSSDYEEMNFPTKT